The bacterium nucleotide sequence GAATGGCGGGCCCTGGATGGACAGATTTTCGTCTTCTTCATCATGACCGTGGCGGCGGCCGAAGTGGCGGTGGGACTGGCGATCATCATCTCGCTCTTCCGCCTGAGAAAGACCGTTCACGTAGACGACATCCATTTACTGCGAGGATAAATGT carries:
- the nuoK gene encoding NADH-quinone oxidoreductase subunit NuoK; this translates as MVPLPCYLVLAAVLFVIGVIGVLIRRNALVIFMSIELMLNAANLTFVAFAQEWRALDGQIFVFFIMTVAAAEVAVGLAIIISLFRLRKTVHVDDIHLLRG